Proteins co-encoded in one Hymenobacter swuensis DY53 genomic window:
- a CDS encoding nuclear transport factor 2 family protein, with product MHPHQELLHRFYQAFQRRDHAGMAACYHPEATFEDAAFQLKGAEIGQMWRMLCERGRDLRLAYNDVAADEHAGRATWDARYTFSQTRRKVHNHIQAHFTFQDGLIRTHRDEFSFWRWSRQALGPVGWLLGWSKFLQNKVRATARQGLEQFMARPKQ from the coding sequence ATGCACCCGCACCAGGAATTACTGCACCGCTTCTACCAAGCCTTCCAGCGCCGCGACCACGCCGGCATGGCCGCGTGCTACCACCCCGAAGCTACTTTCGAGGACGCGGCCTTTCAGCTGAAAGGAGCCGAAATCGGGCAGATGTGGCGCATGCTCTGCGAGCGGGGCCGCGACCTGCGCTTGGCCTACAACGACGTAGCTGCCGACGAGCACGCCGGCCGCGCCACCTGGGATGCCCGCTACACCTTCTCGCAAACCCGCCGCAAGGTGCACAACCACATTCAGGCCCACTTCACCTTCCAGGACGGCCTCATCCGCACCCACCGCGACGAGTTCAGCTTCTGGCGCTGGTCGCGGCAGGCGCTGGGGCCGGTGGGCTGGCTGCTGGGCTGGTCGAAGTTTCTGCAGAACAAGGTGCGCGCCACCGCCCGGCAAGGCTTGGAGCAGTTCATGGCTCGCCCGAAACAGTAA
- a CDS encoding M13 family metallopeptidase gives MISSPLLRPWLLAAPLLGLVFTACQPGGKSRAAGPDLIQANLDTTVRPGDDFYNYANGAWFKQHPIPASESNWGIGKEVQNEVYARLRKLNEDAAKTSAAAGSVQQKIGDFWATGMDSTTINKQGVAPLKQELDRIAAIQSVADVQAAIARLQPLGVNALIGYYVGQDAKNSDKMALQLWQSGLGLPNRDYYFNKDARTKNIRQEYDKHLTTMFGLLGQDAATAQASAQRVVQLETRLAASSRKLEALRDPYANYNKMAVSGLDKLTPGLSWKPWLAQMQLAKVDTVIVGQPEFYREAGRLLTTAPLADWQAYLQWQLVHAFAGTLSQDFDNENFRFYGTVLQGAKQQRPRWKRVLDAEENAMGEALGQLFVQEYFTPATKKRYEDLTENVVASFREHIQKLDWMSDSTKQKALVKLTKITRKVGYPDKWKDYSSLKVDRSSYAANVMRANEWAYRYNLNKLGKPVDRTEWGMTPQTYNAYYNPSNNEIVLPAAIFAIPGLIDANADDAVIYGYAGASTIGHELTHGFDDEGSQFDEKGNLRNWWSKKDRAAFQQRVNGIVRQFNGYTILDSLHINGKATAGENIADLGGIVIALDAFKKTEQYKKGEKIGGLTPTQRYFLGYALGWQTHQRDERLAQAILTDVHSPAQFRINGPFADVPEFYEAFNVKPGQKLYLPDSARVKIW, from the coding sequence ATGATTTCCTCTCCTCTCCTGCGGCCCTGGCTGCTGGCGGCCCCGCTGCTGGGCCTTGTATTCACGGCCTGCCAGCCCGGCGGCAAGTCCCGGGCCGCTGGCCCCGACCTCATCCAGGCCAACCTGGATACCACCGTGCGCCCCGGCGACGATTTTTACAACTACGCCAACGGGGCCTGGTTCAAGCAGCATCCTATTCCGGCGTCGGAAAGCAACTGGGGCATCGGCAAGGAGGTGCAGAACGAGGTGTACGCCCGCCTGCGCAAGCTCAACGAGGACGCCGCCAAAACCAGCGCCGCTGCTGGCTCGGTGCAGCAGAAAATCGGCGACTTCTGGGCCACGGGCATGGACAGCACCACCATCAATAAGCAGGGCGTGGCCCCGCTGAAACAGGAGCTGGACCGCATTGCCGCCATCCAGTCGGTGGCCGATGTGCAGGCCGCCATTGCCCGCCTGCAGCCGCTGGGCGTGAATGCTCTCATTGGCTACTACGTGGGCCAGGACGCCAAAAACAGCGACAAAATGGCCCTGCAGCTGTGGCAGTCGGGCCTGGGCTTACCCAACCGCGACTACTACTTCAACAAGGACGCCCGCACCAAGAACATCCGGCAGGAGTACGACAAGCACCTCACCACCATGTTCGGGCTGCTGGGCCAGGATGCGGCCACGGCCCAGGCCAGCGCCCAGCGCGTGGTGCAGCTGGAAACCCGGCTGGCGGCCTCCTCGCGCAAGCTCGAAGCCCTGCGCGACCCGTACGCCAACTACAACAAGATGGCCGTTTCGGGCCTGGATAAGCTCACGCCCGGCCTCAGCTGGAAGCCCTGGCTGGCGCAGATGCAGCTTGCCAAGGTAGATACGGTGATTGTAGGCCAGCCCGAGTTCTACCGCGAAGCCGGCCGCCTGCTCACCACCGCGCCCCTGGCCGACTGGCAAGCCTACCTGCAGTGGCAGCTGGTGCACGCCTTTGCCGGCACGCTCAGCCAGGACTTCGACAACGAGAACTTCCGCTTCTACGGCACCGTGCTGCAGGGCGCCAAGCAGCAGCGCCCCCGCTGGAAACGCGTACTCGATGCCGAGGAAAATGCCATGGGCGAGGCCCTGGGCCAGCTGTTCGTGCAGGAATACTTCACCCCCGCCACCAAGAAGCGCTACGAGGACCTCACCGAAAATGTGGTGGCCTCCTTCCGCGAGCATATCCAGAAGCTGGACTGGATGAGCGACTCCACCAAGCAAAAGGCGCTGGTGAAGCTCACCAAAATCACCCGCAAAGTAGGCTACCCCGATAAGTGGAAGGACTACTCCTCCCTGAAAGTAGACCGCAGCTCCTACGCCGCCAACGTGATGCGCGCCAACGAGTGGGCCTACCGCTACAACCTCAACAAACTAGGCAAACCCGTCGACCGCACCGAGTGGGGAATGACGCCCCAGACCTACAACGCCTATTACAACCCCAGCAACAACGAAATTGTGCTGCCGGCCGCCATTTTCGCCATTCCCGGCCTGATTGACGCCAATGCCGACGATGCCGTTATCTATGGCTACGCCGGGGCCAGCACCATCGGCCACGAGCTAACCCACGGCTTCGATGATGAAGGCAGCCAGTTTGATGAGAAGGGCAACCTGCGCAACTGGTGGAGCAAGAAGGACCGGGCCGCCTTCCAGCAGCGCGTCAACGGCATCGTGCGGCAGTTCAATGGCTACACCATCCTCGATTCGCTGCACATCAACGGCAAGGCCACGGCCGGCGAAAACATTGCCGACCTGGGCGGCATCGTCATTGCCCTGGATGCTTTTAAGAAAACCGAGCAGTACAAGAAGGGCGAGAAGATTGGCGGCCTCACGCCTACCCAACGCTACTTCCTGGGCTACGCGCTGGGCTGGCAAACCCACCAGCGCGATGAGCGGCTGGCCCAGGCCATCCTCACCGATGTACATTCGCCGGCCCAGTTCCGCATCAACGGCCCCTTCGCCGACGTGCCCGAGTTCTACGAAGCCTTCAACGTGAAGCCCGGCCAGAAACTCTACCTGCCTGATTCAGCCCGGGTGAAAATCTGGTAG
- the arfB gene encoding alternative ribosome rescue aminoacyl-tRNA hydrolase ArfB, with protein sequence MLPAATDFLPELQFQTSRSSGPGGQNVNKVESRVELRFRLLESQLLTDEQKQTLQIKLASKLTAESELLVVAQEDRSQLRNKETALRKFHELLSKALFKPKARRLTKPGKGAVRQRLESKKKHGDKKANRGRVDF encoded by the coding sequence ATGCTTCCCGCCGCTACCGACTTCCTGCCCGAACTTCAATTCCAGACCAGCCGCAGCAGCGGGCCGGGCGGCCAGAACGTGAACAAGGTGGAAAGCCGCGTGGAGCTGCGCTTCCGGCTGCTGGAGTCGCAACTGCTCACCGATGAGCAGAAACAGACGCTGCAAATCAAACTAGCTTCCAAACTCACTGCCGAAAGCGAATTATTGGTGGTAGCCCAGGAAGACCGGAGCCAGCTGCGCAACAAGGAAACCGCCCTGCGCAAATTCCACGAGCTGCTCAGCAAAGCCCTCTTCAAACCCAAGGCCCGCCGCCTCACCAAGCCCGGCAAAGGTGCCGTGCGCCAGCGCCTGGAATCCAAAAAAAAGCACGGCGACAAAAAAGCCAACCGCGGCCGGGTAGATTTTTAG